Proteins co-encoded in one Ponticoccus alexandrii genomic window:
- a CDS encoding thioredoxin family protein, protein MAVSPPLCDFGWPAPDFSLPATDGQTYALSDIRGDSGTLILFICNNCPYVIAVLDRIIRDARDLRALGIGVAAICSNDATSHPADSFPAMQAMAQARAFPFPYLHDETQSVAGAYGATCTPDFFGFDAGLGLQYRGRLDASGRAAEKGARRDLYEAMKQVAETGEGPRAQVPSVGCSIKWRAA, encoded by the coding sequence ATGGCCGTCTCCCCTCCGCTCTGCGACTTCGGCTGGCCGGCACCCGATTTCTCGCTGCCCGCCACCGACGGCCAGACCTATGCGCTCTCCGACATCCGGGGCGACAGCGGCACGCTGATCCTCTTCATCTGCAACAATTGCCCCTATGTCATTGCGGTGCTCGACCGCATCATCCGCGATGCGCGCGACCTGCGGGCGCTCGGCATCGGCGTGGCGGCGATCTGCTCCAACGACGCGACCAGCCATCCCGCCGACAGCTTCCCGGCCATGCAGGCGATGGCGCAGGCCCGCGCCTTCCCCTTCCCCTACCTGCACGACGAGACCCAGTCCGTCGCCGGCGCCTATGGCGCCACCTGCACACCGGATTTCTTCGGCTTCGACGCCGGGCTGGGCCTGCAATACCGGGGCCGCCTCGACGCCTCGGGGAGGGCCGCCGAAAAGGGCGCCCGCCGCGACCTTTACGAGGCCATGAAACAGGTGGCCGAAACCGGCGAAGGCCCGCGCGCGCAGGTGCCCTCGGTGGGATGTTCAATCAAATGGAGAGCCGCATGA